The Acetobacter ghanensis DNA segment ATGGAAGAAATGTGGAGAAAAACAGACAGACGGCTTTCGCCTTCGTTTCGGACGTTCAATCAAGTTTCATAGTTTCTGAAAGCGGAACGCGTTGAGTAGGACAGATCGCACATTGGTGGGGATGAGGAGATCGATAGAGCCAGATCCAAAGCGTTCCTTGATTGAGGTATTAAATTCACTCAATCTTGTCGCCGAGCATCAGGCTACGTCTCGCGTGAGTTTCGACGCGGCCGACTTTGATGCACCGATTTCTTGATGGTGATGATAAATGGCAAAGAAGCGTGGCGAGACACATCTCATGGAGGATGCATCCGAGGGCATCATCGGAAATCTCCTTCCGGAACTATGGGTGATGCGTAAGCTACATCCTGATTATGGCGTGGACTATACGATTGAGGTGTTTGAGAAATCTGGCACTAGCTTTCCCACTATGGGTGAGTTTCTATACGTTCAAGCTAAGTCCATAGCCTCAACAGAAAAGAAGGTGCTTCCGATCGCCTCGCGCTTGAATGTGGAAAAGTATACTGCATCGAATAATGGTGAAGTCGAAATGACTTTGGACGTCGTTAAATACCAGCTCGATTCCGACACCATTGATAATGCGAGACTGATGGGACCCGCTACACCATTACTACTCTTCCTTGTCGATCTCGAATTGAAAGAGGTATTTTATATTTGCCTAACAGATTACTACGACAAAATTATCGAGCCGAACGGCGTGAAGCTAGACGGTCAGGCTTCAGTGGTCATTAACATCCCATACGCCAACCGTCTCACCAAGAACGGTAGTGCCGATGTTATGCGTTTCTTTGCGTGTCGACCGAAGCTCTACGGCCTAATCAGCCTCGCAAATTATCAACGGCGCGAGGTACAGTTTCTTGTTCAGGATATCGAGACGCAGCGTGACGTGAGGCGCATCGTTCTGGATCTGTACATCTTGCGCCGGTTTGCATTGCGCCTGAGGGCAATGCCACTATGGGACCGTATAATCGTATGGGAGGCGGTGCAGTGCCAGAAGGCCGTGCTAGACAATGTCATCGAAACGCTAGACGAAACTAAATTGCTAGCGTTGGCAGAGAAAATTCTGTCGGGCCTTCATGAAGAACACAACGACAGAGAAAAGTTTATCGAGGCAGCGCGCATTATCTCTGGCTTCTCAAATGCTTGGTCGAGTTTGGCGAATTTAGGGAACATGTTCGAGGAGTTGATGCGAGAGTGCTTTCTCCCTTCGTATATTGGCCAGCTTTCCAGTGGAGACGAAGACCACTACCGCGTTATTACGGAAATCTGAACAGCAAGCCGCAGAGTCTACTTCCCCATCTTGGCATCTAGGGTCTGTTAGATCTTGAAATTCTTTCCATATTGTAGGGATGGAAGAAGAAGACGGAACAGGCTCTTTTACGGACGAGACATGGGCGATCTGGGAACCTCTGATTGAGGCGGTTCGCCCACGAGGCAAGACGCCGCCCCATGATCTGCGGCGCACGATAGCAGCGATTTTCTGGCGCCATGAGAATGGTGCGAAATGGCGGAGTATCCCCGCCATTCCCCTGTGGGTCGTGGCGGACAAGGGCTACGCGTCGAACGCCTTTCGTGAACGGATATGGGACATGGGAGCCCGGCCGGCCATTCCTGTGAACCGACGCGATGGGGCGGTCGCCTGCCAAAAACGGGCCTATCGGTGCCGGCATCTCGTTGAGAACCTCTGGGCTCGCCTCAAGGAGTGGCGCGCTGTCGCAACCAGATATGAAAAAACAGCAGCGTCGTTCCT contains these protein-coding regions:
- a CDS encoding transposase, whose product is MEEEDGTGSFTDETWAIWEPLIEAVRPRGKTPPHDLRRTIAAIFWRHENGAKWRSIPAIPLWVVADKGYASNAFRERIWDMGARPAIPVNRRDGAVACQKRAYRCRHLVENLWARLKEWRAVATRYEKTAASFLAVIHIAAAADGIKP
- a CDS encoding DUF4365 domain-containing protein, with protein sequence MEDASEGIIGNLLPELWVMRKLHPDYGVDYTIEVFEKSGTSFPTMGEFLYVQAKSIASTEKKVLPIASRLNVEKYTASNNGEVEMTLDVVKYQLDSDTIDNARLMGPATPLLLFLVDLELKEVFYICLTDYYDKIIEPNGVKLDGQASVVINIPYANRLTKNGSADVMRFFACRPKLYGLISLANYQRREVQFLVQDIETQRDVRRIVLDLYILRRFALRLRAMPLWDRIIVWEAVQCQKAVLDNVIETLDETKLLALAEKILSGLHEEHNDREKFIEAARIISGFSNAWSSLANLGNMFEELMRECFLPSYIGQLSSGDEDHYRVITEI